The Quercus robur chromosome 7, dhQueRobu3.1, whole genome shotgun sequence genome has a segment encoding these proteins:
- the LOC126690940 gene encoding agamous-like MADS-box protein AGL18 isoform X2, translating into MGRGKIEIKKIENLNSRQVTFSKRRSGLLKKAKELSVLCDAEVAVIIFSSTGKLYEFSNTSMEHTLSRYSRGLEMDYPQHSSDDLAVEAPDDVNALKNELAKLRVAYLRMLGKDLEDLSLKELQILEDQMSEGILAVKDKKEEVLLEQLKKSKIQEQKALLENEALHKQLDEIRRTCKSPFLEFNPLEKKFLLSGSKAVSTSASEENEHSDTSLHLGLSTEVRRKRKSQKIDHTCNDSGSQVASG; encoded by the exons ATGGGTAGAGGGAAAATTGAGATAAAGAAGATAGAAAATCTGAACAGCCGTCAGGTCACGTTTTCAAAACGGCGAAGTGGGTTGCTCAAGAAGGCCAAAGAACTCTCGGTTTTATGTGATGCTGAGGTTGCAGTCATAATTTTCTCTAGCACAGGGAAACTCTATGAATTTTCCAACACTAG CATGGAACACACCCTGTCAAGATACAGCAGGGGCTTGGAAATGGATTATCCACAACATTCTTCAGATGACCTTGCAGTAGAG GCGCCAGATGATGTGAATGCATTGAAGAATGAATTGGCAAAGCTACGTGTGGCATACTT GCGAATGCTGGGTAAGGACCTGGAGGACTTGAGCTTGAAAGAGCTGCAGATCCTAGAGGATCAGATGAGTGAAGGGATATTAGCTGTGAAGGACAAGAAG GAGGAAGTTCTTTTGGAGCAACTTAAGAAGTCCAAAATACAG GAACAAAAGGCCCTGCTAGAGAATGAGGCTCTACACAAACAG CTTGATGAAATACGGCGAACCTGCAAATCACCTTTCCTCGAATTCAACCCTTTGGAGAAGAAGTTTTTACTCTCAGGTTCAAAAGCTGTTTCTACCTCTGCATCTGAGGAAAATGAACATTCAGACACTTCTTTGCATTTGGG ATTGTCCACAGAAGTTCGTCGCAAGAGAAAATCACAAAAGATTGATCACACATGCAATGACTCAGGGAGTCAAGTGGCCTCGGGGTGA
- the LOC126690940 gene encoding agamous-like MADS-box protein AGL18 isoform X1 produces MGRGKIEIKKIENLNSRQVTFSKRRSGLLKKAKELSVLCDAEVAVIIFSSTGKLYEFSNTSMEHTLSRYSRGLEMDYPQHSSDDLAVEQAPDDVNALKNELAKLRVAYLRMLGKDLEDLSLKELQILEDQMSEGILAVKDKKEEVLLEQLKKSKIQEQKALLENEALHKQLDEIRRTCKSPFLEFNPLEKKFLLSGSKAVSTSASEENEHSDTSLHLGLSTEVRRKRKSQKIDHTCNDSGSQVASG; encoded by the exons ATGGGTAGAGGGAAAATTGAGATAAAGAAGATAGAAAATCTGAACAGCCGTCAGGTCACGTTTTCAAAACGGCGAAGTGGGTTGCTCAAGAAGGCCAAAGAACTCTCGGTTTTATGTGATGCTGAGGTTGCAGTCATAATTTTCTCTAGCACAGGGAAACTCTATGAATTTTCCAACACTAG CATGGAACACACCCTGTCAAGATACAGCAGGGGCTTGGAAATGGATTATCCACAACATTCTTCAGATGACCTTGCAGTAGAG CAGGCGCCAGATGATGTGAATGCATTGAAGAATGAATTGGCAAAGCTACGTGTGGCATACTT GCGAATGCTGGGTAAGGACCTGGAGGACTTGAGCTTGAAAGAGCTGCAGATCCTAGAGGATCAGATGAGTGAAGGGATATTAGCTGTGAAGGACAAGAAG GAGGAAGTTCTTTTGGAGCAACTTAAGAAGTCCAAAATACAG GAACAAAAGGCCCTGCTAGAGAATGAGGCTCTACACAAACAG CTTGATGAAATACGGCGAACCTGCAAATCACCTTTCCTCGAATTCAACCCTTTGGAGAAGAAGTTTTTACTCTCAGGTTCAAAAGCTGTTTCTACCTCTGCATCTGAGGAAAATGAACATTCAGACACTTCTTTGCATTTGGG ATTGTCCACAGAAGTTCGTCGCAAGAGAAAATCACAAAAGATTGATCACACATGCAATGACTCAGGGAGTCAAGTGGCCTCGGGGTGA
- the LOC126693746 gene encoding protein MIZU-KUSSEI 1: MKQQELTLQRTTSTARSTRRILPSNSGHTRSISDDNITTNISQNLLIPKPYSPLVNNSLSSTTKTKTLSSFLRSLLNFFSFPSVLPSCKWLSFPTNLSFNPSSGRKVTGTLFGLRRGHVTFAVQLDPRSEPLLLLELAMSTSSLVKEMSSGLVRIALECDKVNVTVNRKLFQEPTWTMYCNGRKCGYAVSRACGEFDWHVLSTVQSVSVGAGVIPVVEDAKKSGGSEGELLYMRARFERVVGSRDSEAFYMMNPDGNGGPDLSIFLLRI, translated from the coding sequence ATGAAACAGCAAGAACTCACTCTCCAAAGAACCACAAGCACAGCCAGAAGCACCAGAAGAATCCTCCCTTCAAATTCAGGCCACACTCGCTCCATCTCTGACGACAACATCACCACCAACATTTCTCAAAACCTCTTAATCCCAAAACCCTATTCCCCACTAGTTAACAATTCCCTCTCTTCCAccacaaaaaccaaaaccctcTCTTCCTTCCTTCGCTCTCTCCTCAACTTCTTTTCCTTCCCTTCCGTCCTCCCTTCTTGCAAATGGCTTTCTTTCCCTACAAACCTGTCCTTCAACCCTTCCTCAGGCAGAAAAGTCACCGGAACCCTCTTCGGCCTTCGCCGAGGCCATGTCACCTTCGCTGTCCAGCTCGACCCTCGCTCTGAACCCCTTCTCCTCCTCGAGCTCGCCATGTCAACCTCTTCTCTAGTCAAAGAAATGTCCTCCGGTCTCGTCCGCATTGCCCTGGAGTGTGACAAAGTTAATGTTACCGTTAACAGGAAGCTCTTCCAAGAACCAACGTGGACGATGTACTGTAATGGGAGGAAGTGCGGGTACGCGGTGTCGCGCGCGTGCGGGGAGTTCGACTGGCACGTGTTGAGCACCGTGCAGAGCGTGTCGGTCGGCGCCGGAGTGATTCCGGTGGTGGAGGACGCGAAGAAGAGCGGCGGATCGGAAGGGGAGTTGCTGTACATGAGAGCGAGGTTCGAGAGAGTGGTGGGGAGTCGTGACTCGGAGGCGTTTTACATGATGAACCCAGATGGGAATGGAGGGCCTGACCttagtatttttcttctcaGAATATGA